CCTCATAGTCGGCCTTCGCCTTCTCGTAGTCCCCGGCTTTGAGGTCATCAAGGACTGTCTTGTATGCGTCCCTGGTCTCGTTGTAAAGCTCGGTGAGGTTGCTCACGTCTATCCCCTGGTTCTCGGCGAGTCTTATGGTCTTCTCCACGAACCGGAAGTACTCATTGGTGCGCTCGACTTCCAGCCTGATGCGCTCCCTCCAGTTATGGGCTCGTTCCTCCGCACCTTCGAGGGCCGAGAGAGCAGCTTTGTAGTGGTGCATCGCGGTGAGGCTGTCGAGTATCGAGCCGTAGTAGTCGCCGGCCTCGTACTCGTTCACGGCCTTGCCCTTGTACTCCTCGGCAAGCTGATAGTTGGTAAGTATCGTGGAGTTCTCGGGCAGCTTGTCCTTTATCGGCTCTATCCTGTCCTCTGCCAGCTTGCTCAGCCTCTGAAGCTGGTCTATGAGCTGGCCCGCTATCATAATCTCCCTCGTGCTGTTGTCAAGGGCTCCAGTGTACGACTCGGTGGTGTTGTTGCCCTCTGCCAGACCCAGTGGAATTAAGCTACCAACCAGCAAGGTTGCCAGGGCCAGTGCAAGGCCCTTTATCCCCTTCATGGGCATCACCGTTGAACGCTAGGGGTCAGGTATATTTGAGGACTCCGGCGGAACGAACGTTTCAGATCGTTCCGTTCCTCTCAAGCTCCCTCACGTGGAGCGCAGTGAGGCAGATGCCCTCGACTACACTCTTGAAGGACGGAATATCGCCGAACTGGGCGTATAGACTTCCGTAGTTCGGGTGCCAGGCATCGACCTGCTCGCGCCCCTTCGCGGTGATGATGTACACCACCCAGCCCCTTTCCTTGAGCATCTCCACCAGCTTCCACGCGCCCGTCATGTCGTTTTCATTTCTTACCTCGACGCCGAACTCTGCCTTGACCCTCTCGAAAAGCTCCTCCATTTTTCTCACCCGCCTTGTGGTTGAACCTTTAGCTAATAAACCTGTCTAAACGAGCATCTTCACCGCCGTGAGCACGAGCAGTCCGGCAAAGGCTCTCTTCAGCCCTCCCGCAGGAATCCTGGAAACGAGGTGGGCTCCGACGAACGAGCCGGCCATCAGCCCGGGAACTATCATCGCGGCGGTTGTGATGTCCACCTGACCGAGGGTGTAATGGGCGTAGGCCGCCGTGAGGGAGGTAAAGAAGAGTGCAAGGCTCGACGTTCCGACGGCGTACTTAACGGGAATGCCCGCGAGTTCGTGAAAAAGTGGCACGTTGATTATTCCGCCGCTGACGCCGAGCAGTCCACTGGCCAGGCCGGAAAAGGCGCCGATGAAAGGCACGTGCCGATACTTCACCTCCGAAACCCCGTCTCCATCTCCACTTCCCTCGTTGTTCGGTCTCGCGAAGGTGTAGGCGAGGTAGAGAAGGAGGAATACAAACAGCACCCGGATCACTCCCTCGTCTATCACCGTGGAGAGGTAGGAACCAGCAATCGCCATTGGAATGGAGAACGCCGCTGTCATCAGGGCGACCCTGTATAGAACCCTCCCGCCGCGAACGTGCATCGCCGCGGAGGACATCGAGCCGACGGTTATGCAGGCCAGACTGGTCCCTATCGCGATGCTGAGCGGGAGTCCCGCGAAGGTCAGGGCGGGAACGATCAGGAACCCTCCGCCAACCCCGAAGAGGCCGGCGATAAAGCCTATCGCGACGCCAATCAAAAGTGCAACCGCCGAGCTAATCATTCCGCATCGGCCCGGTATTGCCGGTGGGGTTTATATAGTTTGGCCAGAATGCCACAACTCGGCCAAAAAATTTTAAACTTCGGGGATCGTAAGAATTTAGATGACGATGAGCTGGAAAAAGTACTGGCTTTTGGTGGCCCTTGTATTCGTGATCACCCAGCCGGGTTCCATAGCCTTCGCCAACTGGGACGCGCCCTACGGCTTTTACAAGGACCTCTCGGTGTGGCTCGGTTCTTCGGCGGGAGGACTGCTTCTGGTTCTCACCTACGGCCTGTACGAGTGGGGAAGGAAAAAACTTGGCCCGGCGAATCTCCTTCTCTCCGCCGTTGTCCTGGTCCTGACCGTGGTGGTCGGTTATAGCGCGGAACTTGCCATCGGCGGAGAGATGGGCTATGGCAGCGGAAACATAGTGCTCTTCGTAATCGGTGGGTTCCTTGGGTTCATCTTGTCCGTAATGCTACTCTTGATCTCGTTACCATACGTCCCGACGGGAGATTTCTACTACCCCTACGACCGCCCGCTGGTTATCGCGTGGCTGGTTCTAATCGTGGTGGCGGCACTTCTCGGAGCGTCCTACGTCATGGAAAGAAGGAAAGAAAAGCTCAGGGAACCGGAAGGCCGAGTCCCTTGAGGATCATTCTCAGGGCCAAGAGCCCCATGACAACGGCGAAGGCCTTCTTAAGACTGCTCGCCCGTGTTCTCTTCGCTATCCTCGCACCGAGCTGGGCACCGATTATCAGCCCCGGGACAAGGAGGACGAGCCACTGGGTTTCCACGTTGCCCATCGCGTAGTGTTTGAGCGCCCCAGCGGTTGCGGTAAAGACTATAGCGAAGCTTGACGTTGCCACGGCGTAGTGAATCGGCAGTCCAAGGTACGTGAGAAACGGCACGTTGATTATGCCCCCGCCGACGCCGAGCAGGCCGCTGGCGATTCCCGCGAAGAAACCTCCAACCGGAACGAGCTTGTAGTTCACCTTAACGTCCTCGAGCTTGACCTCACCCGGCTCGGCAGTTTTCTTGCGGTATATCCTGACGGCAACGACGATTAAGGCGAGGCCGAAGATGACCTTCAGTTGGGAGGCACTTATGAAGCTCGTGAGCCAAGCGCCGATGTAGGCCCCTATCACGGCCGTTGAAGCCAGCAGGAGGCCGACCTTGTAGTGTATCCTCCCCTGCCTTGAGTAAGCCAAGGCGGAGCTGAGGGAGGTAAAGACCACTGCGGCGCTTGAGGTTCCCACCGCGTGATGTATCTCGACGCCGAGGAAGTTGAGAGTTGGGACTATCAGGAAGCCCCCTCCGAGGCCAAAGAGCGCCGCGAGGATTCCTATGAAGACTCCAACCGCGAAGTAGGAGACGTATTTAAGCAAGGAATCACCCCCGTTCTTCAGAGTTCGAAGGCAATCGCCTCTATGAGCTTTATCAGGGCCTCAAGGTCCCCGAGGTGAAGGGTCTCCACCTCGCTGTGGAGGTACCTTATGGGCACGCTCAGGGCGAGGACTTCGCTCTTTCCCTGGAAGACCGAGGCGTCGGTTCCACCGCCGGTTACGCCAATCTGGAGGGGAATCTCGTTTCTCGACGCTATTTCCGCGACCTTTCTGGCGAGCCTCCTCGTGTAGATGGCCGAGTTGTCCACGGCCCTTATCACCGCTCCCCCGCCGGGGCGAACGTTACCAGTAAGCTCGCCGCAGCAGGCGAAGGAATCGACGGCAAAGGCGTATCTCGGAGTGTAACGCTCCGCCAAAAAGCGGGCGCCCTTGAGGCCAATCTCCTCCTGGACCGTGAAGGCGAAGATGAAGCGCCCGTCGAGGTCGTGGTCAACGAGGTCCTTTATCGCCTCCACGAGGGCAACGACCCCAAAGCGGTCATCGAGGGAGCGGGTGGAGACGTAGCGGCCGTTGAGAACCGCGAAGTGCTTCTTGAAGACCGCGTAGTCGAGCACCTTAACGCCGAGCTCTTCAGCCTCCTCCCGGCTTTCAGCCCCGATGTCTATGGCGAGCTTGCTCCATGGAACGGTGTCGAACTTCCGTTCAAGGTTGAGGTGCACCGGAAGGGCGCCAATGACGCCGTCGAGC
This Thermococcus cleftensis DNA region includes the following protein-coding sequences:
- a CDS encoding HAD family hydrolase encodes the protein MEELFERVKAEFGVEVRNENDMTGAWKLVEMLKERGWVVYIITAKGREQVDAWHPNYGSLYAQFGDIPSFKSVVEGICLTALHVRELERNGTI
- a CDS encoding sulfite exporter TauE/SafE family protein; this encodes MISSAVALLIGVAIGFIAGLFGVGGGFLIVPALTFAGLPLSIAIGTSLACITVGSMSSAAMHVRGGRVLYRVALMTAAFSIPMAIAGSYLSTVIDEGVIRVLFVFLLLYLAYTFARPNNEGSGDGDGVSEVKYRHVPFIGAFSGLASGLLGVSGGIINVPLFHELAGIPVKYAVGTSSLALFFTSLTAAYAHYTLGQVDITTAAMIVPGLMAGSFVGAHLVSRIPAGGLKRAFAGLLVLTAVKMLV
- a CDS encoding sulfite exporter TauE/SafE family protein, giving the protein MLKYVSYFAVGVFIGILAALFGLGGGFLIVPTLNFLGVEIHHAVGTSSAAVVFTSLSSALAYSRQGRIHYKVGLLLASTAVIGAYIGAWLTSFISASQLKVIFGLALIVVAVRIYRKKTAEPGEVKLEDVKVNYKLVPVGGFFAGIASGLLGVGGGIINVPFLTYLGLPIHYAVATSSFAIVFTATAGALKHYAMGNVETQWLVLLVPGLIIGAQLGARIAKRTRASSLKKAFAVVMGLLALRMILKGLGLPVP
- a CDS encoding M42 family metallopeptidase translates to MLVDELREITRVPGISGYEEKVREKIAEWVEPYADYTVDTIGNLLVELGEGELKGIFMAHMDEIGLLVTGIRPDGKLTFRKIGGIDDRLLYGRHLDVITESGRLDGVIGALPVHLNLERKFDTVPWSKLAIDIGAESREEAEELGVKVLDYAVFKKHFAVLNGRYVSTRSLDDRFGVVALVEAIKDLVDHDLDGRFIFAFTVQEEIGLKGARFLAERYTPRYAFAVDSFACCGELTGNVRPGGGAVIRAVDNSAIYTRRLARKVAEIASRNEIPLQIGVTGGGTDASVFQGKSEVLALSVPIRYLHSEVETLHLGDLEALIKLIEAIAFEL